Part of the Paludisphaera borealis genome, ATGGGTCTCCACTTGGACCTTCATCGCGTCCAGTTCGGCGCTGCGCCGGAAGGCCGCCTCGATCCGGGATTTGACGTCGGACGCTGACGCCCTCGGCTTGATCGTGATCTGGTTGATCACCCCCCGCACACCAATCTGGCTGTGCACAGCCTTTTCGGCGGCCTCCTTTTGGTAGCACCAATCGACGTCGCCGTCGAGGGTGATCCAACCCTTGCTTACCGCGACTTTGACGCGCTCGCCCGGTACCGTGGACGTCCACCGCAGGGCGTTGACCGCCGCCTGGGCGATTTCCGTGTCGGTGCGCTCGCCGGTGCCGATCGGTCGAACCTCGATGTCGTTGGCGACCGCCTTGACTCCGTGGATCCGCTTGGCCACCCGCTCGGCCGCTACCTTCTCAGCGTAAGTCGGCACGCAGCCGGTGAACGTCACGACACCGTCGCGGGCCGTGACGCCGATCTCGGCCGCGTCGACGCTCGGCTCCCACTGGAGCTCATCGAGGACGTCACGCTGCAATTCCTTGTCGTCCTTCATCTCAAGTCTCCTGATCTAGGGTCGTTCAAGCTCAAGCTCGAGAAAGCGGACGCCCCCCCGTTCCGAGGCTCGCCGCCCGCGACGACGGTTGCGGCCGGCCTACTTCTTCTCCTGGATCTCCAGGCGGCGGGCCTGCGGTTCCGGCCGCCGAGTCGAGGGCAGGGCGATTTCGAGCACACCGTTGCGG contains:
- a CDS encoding BON domain-containing protein codes for the protein MKDDKELQRDVLDELQWEPSVDAAEIGVTARDGVVTFTGCVPTYAEKVAAERVAKRIHGVKAVANDIEVRPIGTGERTDTEIAQAAVNALRWTSTVPGERVKVAVSKGWITLDGDVDWCYQKEAAEKAVHSQIGVRGVINQITIKPRASASDVKSRIEAAFRRSAELDAMKVQVETHDGKVTLRGDVRSWAERQEAERTAWSAPGVVQVEDLITVSP